From the genome of Oryza glaberrima chromosome 1, OglaRS2, whole genome shotgun sequence:
AATCAATCGTCTATAAATCTCCAAAATTTCATCAGCAAACAACCAATAGTttcatcacaaaatctaaatcaatccattaatccatttttagaaaaagtttctataaaaaagttgGTTAAAATTcacattaatccattttttaaatattttaaaatacttgattaatcatgcattaatgAATTGATCCGTTTTGCGTGCTAGGTGGGAAGGTTCCCAACCATTGCTAACGGACACAACCTAGATGATCACACTATAGGTAGAGCTCATTGTCTGAAAATGCTTCGCCGTTCCATATTATTACATTCCAACATTTCAATGCAGAAAGCGTGATCAGTTACACAGCATGACCAAATTGACGAAAAGTTTTATACGTCCCATATCAATGTACATGTATATACTTTGCACGTTAATTCAAGGTTTATAACGCAACACACCTTCAGTTAATAAAGGAACGATCACCTTTAAGCCAGTAATTTAGCAAGTTCATCTACTCTTAAGGTACCCTGCGGAACAACATCTGATAGAAATTCTCGTGCATGATCATTTCTCTGCATTCTTGATCCTCCCATgacaatttctttctttttgacaTGATCAGATACTTTATGTTCTTCAAGATGCTTATTTATCCTTACATTCTTGGCTGGCTCAGTCTTCTGGGTACCATGGGACTTCCTTGGTGTATGCCGGAGTACCAGGTATCGTGGAGCCGTCTTTGTAAAAGCAACAGACTTTTGATACACATAATTGGCATCAGCAAACTCATTTTCATTCAGAACGAGTGCCATGCCACTGTCAATGGCTTGTTTGAAAAGGAGTAAAATTCCTTCCATGTAGGAAGGGACTATGGAATCACTGTTAACACCATCGCTGCCGTTTAAATGTTTGCAGTTTCTCCTCATAGTTTCCAATTCATGAATCTCATCACTGCTGCCCATTAGACAAGTTAAAGCTTCTGGTACATCTGGAGATTGTTCCGAGTTTCCACATCTGTCAGGGTACATCTCAATGAGCTCTCCATTTTCACTCTTGTCCAATAGGAAGCTTTGGCAATACAATGTTGATGTTTGAGATGGATCTAAATCCCTTGCTGAATTTGAAGGAGAAAATTCAATTGGAGCATCAGCTGAGGACTCAGTTCCATCTATACCTTCAGAGTTGCATACTCCAGGGTTTGCACATGCAGAACCCAAAATCATACCATTTTCAAAACTAGACTTCATGGAATCTTCCAATTTTTCTGCACCTTCAATCAAGTTGCATTTCTTGAGAGACGTGGCATTGTTGACCAGCTCAATTGGGGTCAGAGCACTTCCAGAACCTGCTTCTTTGCTATTCAAAATTTGGTCGCTCGCCACTTTAAAATCATTTTCTTCTAATGGAGGAAGGGATGATTTCCAATCATTTCCTCTCCACATCAGTATATGTTCAAACTCAAAAGACAGTAAGGTACAGGGAACTAGATCCTGCAAAGGTAGAATTAATCATGTTTTGAACAAAATAACATAACGATATAATATTCTGAGCATTTACCAAACCTTAAGTTTAGCTCCTATCTTTCTGCAATCACTTTTATTAAGACCTGAGCAATCAACCCGGACAAGATCACATGCTTCAAATGCTTCTCGAACTTGCTTCACGAGGTTAAGATAAACAccattttttcctttaaaaatttttaaaaaaaatggaatgtaAACATTGACAACAAACTGCACAAACATGGAACAGTGCTATGCAAGAAGATGGGCTAATGTGGATAGACAATATGTACCACACTCAGCAAAAGAAGCAGCATTGGTTCAACTGTAATTCCACATTTCAAGTGTTTCTGACAAATAAAAGTAGTAGTTTCATGTTCGACATCAACCTCCCTCAGGTACTTCCTATTTTGGACATTACTCTTGGCTGCAAAGGCactaatattttcaaaaataaactttggCAACTAGCgcatatatttttcattcttTTAACTATGAAATTTGCAGATTCCACAATTTGAAAGGCAGTTAAAGGAGTCAACTACATGGAAACAAAGAGACTTACCGAGTTTGCAAATTGGTGGTAACTGACGTCCTCTCTTGCGCATATCTTCTGCCTCATCTGGAGTTAAGCCATCTGGGATCTTTTTAACCAAGCGGGGGTACACTGGTGCAGCAGGTTTCCAGAGCATAAGTGGATAGATTGGGCGAGTTCTGTAATTGTAGTTTCTACCACGAAAGAGAAATATCACACCACCCTGATGATGAATTACTTTTCCTCCAACTTTCTCCTGCTCATGTATGATATGAAGTAATCAGGGAAGAGTCACAGATAAGGTGCTCCCAGATATGGAAATGGAAAACAGAAGTTCAAGCAGAAAGGAGTTCACTAATGAATAACCAGAGCT
Proteins encoded in this window:
- the LOC127760137 gene encoding CRS2-associated factor 1, chloroplastic, with protein sequence MATSHLTSRSLLVQAQYPISRLPSNLRLSLSHHKQPAAVAKRRRAPTPSHPAFSSVIRGRPKKVPIPENGEPAAGVRVTERGLAYHLDGAPFEFQYSYTETPRARPVALREAPFLPFGPEVTPRPWTGRKPLPKSRKELPEFDSFMLPSPDKKGVKPVQSPGPFLAGTEPRYQAASREEVLGEPLTKEEVDELVKATLKTKRQLNIGRDGLTHNMLENIHSHWKRKRVCKIKCKGVCTVDMDNVCQQLEEKVGGKVIHHQGGVIFLFRGRNYNYRTRPIYPLMLWKPAAPVYPRLVKKIPDGLTPDEAEDMRKRGRQLPPICKLGKNGVYLNLVKQVREAFEACDLVRVDCSGLNKSDCRKIGAKLKDLVPCTLLSFEFEHILMWRGNDWKSSLPPLEENDFKVASDQILNSKEAGSGSALTPIELVNNATSLKKCNLIEGAEKLEDSMKSSFENGMILGSACANPGVCNSEGIDGTESSADAPIEFSPSNSARDLDPSQTSTLYCQSFLLDKSENGELIEMYPDRCGNSEQSPDVPEALTCLMGSSDEIHELETMRRNCKHLNGSDGVNSDSIVPSYMEGILLLFKQAIDSGMALVLNENEFADANYVYQKSVAFTKTAPRYLVLRHTPRKSHGTQKTEPAKNVRINKHLEEHKVSDHVKKKEIVMGGSRMQRNDHAREFLSDVVPQGTLRVDELAKLLA